One genomic window of Ornithorhynchus anatinus isolate Pmale09 chromosome 10, mOrnAna1.pri.v4, whole genome shotgun sequence includes the following:
- the GRSF1 gene encoding G-rich sequence factor 1 produces the protein MLDFFSDCNIRNGENGIHFLVNQDGRRRGDALVEMESEEDVRRALGKHRQYMGRRYVEVYEINNEDVNALMKSLQAKSSPAVNDGVVRLRGLPYGCSEKDVVDFFAGLNITDITFVMDHRGRRKTGEAYVQFEEPEMADQALLKHKEEIGSRYIEIFPSRRSEVRTHLGSHKERRAAASPKYAAKLGSGLEEPEVSEAPRPVTTSEGEKEMGLPKEMSEKPLEPVEFGTAPSFHFVRMRGLPFQANAQDIVNFFSPLKPVRITMEYSSSGKATGEADVHFESHEDAVAAMAKDRSHVQHRYNRNCS, from the exons ATGCTCGACTTCTTCTCCG actgcaacaTCCGCAACGGGGAGAACGGAATCCACTTCCTCGTCAACCAAGACGGGAGGCGCAGGGGCGACGCGCTGGTGGAGATGGAGTCGGAAGAGGACGTGCGGCGGGCCCTGGGGAAGCACCGCCAGTACATGGGTCGGCGGTACGTGGAAG TGTACGAGATAAATAATGAAGATGTGAACGCCTTAATGAAGAGCCTGCAGGCCAAGTCGTCCCCCGCGGTCAACGACGGGGTGGTCCGCCTGAGAGGCCTCCCGTACGGCTGCAGCGAGAAAGACGTCGTCGACTTCTTTGCGG GCCTGAATATCACCGACATCACGTTTGTCATGGACCACCGAGGAAGGAGGAAGACGGGGGAGGCGTACGTGCAGTTTGAGGAACCGGAAATGGCCGATCAAGCCCTGCTGAAACATAAGGAAGAAATTGGCAGTCG GTACATCGAGATTTTTCCCAGTCGGAGGAGCGAGGTCCGAACCCACCTGGGATCTCACAAGGAGAGGAGAGCGGCCGCCTCTCCCAAATACGCGGCCAAGCTGGGGTCGGGCTTGGAAGAGCCTGAGGTGAGCGAGGCTCCGCGGCCCGTCACGACGtcggaaggggagaaggagatgg GACTGCCCAAGGAGATGTCGGAGAAACCCCTGGAGCCCGTGGAATTTGGGACCGCGCCCTCGTTCCACTTCGTCCGTATGAGAGGCCTGCCTTTTCAAGCCAACGCTCAAGACATTGTCAAC TTTTTCTCGCCCCTGAAACCCGTGAGGATCACGATGGAATACAGCTCCAGCGGGAAGGCCACCGGGGAGGCCGACGTGCACTTCGAGAGCCACGAGGACGCCGTCGCCGCCATGGCCAAGGACCGGTCCCACGTCC AGCATAGGTATAATCGAAACTGTTCCTGA